A window from Salvia miltiorrhiza cultivar Shanhuang (shh) chromosome 2, IMPLAD_Smil_shh, whole genome shotgun sequence encodes these proteins:
- the LOC131009738 gene encoding uncharacterized protein LOC131009738, producing the protein MMSMLRRDPIPHITPLPLFDEEKEGNDLEDIHGLEIKNDGEGIDDAEIGEGIELGESGLDGQEGRDASEEDNEDDPLGLGDGSETDSSTYSQDLTESDEELVKAAVVGDIEQGVQGHFELGMTFAGAKEVRDALNTYSVNFGYKLKFLKNEPKRVRVVCIGDSTCPFLFLASKDGDTEGLIVKTLVAEHTCCRQRQVPSASQAYLANFFKDAIYRNPRFTSKDIQGHVKDHLKLHVSLGKCKRAKRTILNALQGSYVEEFKCLVGYIDKVKETNPGSKVELQLSKDELSNGRRVFKRIFVMLDACKKNWLGECRPLISLDGCHLKGVTFGCLLTADGNEGIVPIAWALGDGSRVTLISDMQKGLMKAVKEQAPEAEHRWCARHIYANWSKKWRGAELKKRS; encoded by the exons ATGATGAGCATGCTAAGAAG AGATCCCATTCCCCATATTACACCATTGCCTTTATTTGATGAGGAAAAGGAAGGTAATGACTTAGAGGATATCCATGGACTGGAGATTAAAAATGATGGTGAGGGGATTGATGATGCAGAGATTGGGGAAGGGATAGAGCTAGGAGAAAGTGGATTAGATGGACAGGAGGGGAGGGATGCAAGTGAAGAGGATAATGAAGATGATCCATTAGGTCTCGGTGATGGTTCAGAGACAGACTCTAGTACATATAGTCAGGATCTAACAGAGAGCGATGAGGAATTAGTGAAGGCAGCCGTTGTTGGGGATATAGAACAGGGAGTTCAAGGACATTTTGAACTAGGTATGACCTTTGCAGGGGCAAAGGAGGTTAGAGATGCTCTTAACACTTATTCTGTGAATTTTGGCTATAAGCTTAAGTTCTTAAAGAATGAACCTAAGAGGGTGAGGGTGGTTTGTATTGGTGACAGTACTTGTCCATTTCTATTTCTTGCATCAAAAGATGGGGATACAGAGGGTCTTATTGTTAAGACATTGGTGGCAGAGCACACATGTTGTAGGCAAAGACAAGTGCCTAGTGCTTCTCAGGCCTATCTTGCAAATTTTTTCAAAGATGCAATCTATAGAAATCCTAGGTTTACATCTAAGGATATACAGGGGCATGTGAAAGATCACCTAAAACTCCATGTCAGTCTTGGCAAATGCAAAAGAGCAAAGAGGACTATCCTCAATGCACTGCAGGGAAGCTATGTAGAGGAGTTCAAATGCCTTGTTGGCTATATTGACAAGGTGAAGGAGACAAATCCAGGGAGCAAAGTGGAACTCCAACTATCCAAGGATGAGTTGTCTAATGGCAGGAGGGTGTTCAAGAGGATCTTTGTCATGCTTGATGCATGTAAGAAAAATTGGCTAGGTGAGTGTAGGCCTTTGATCTCCCTGGATGGATGTCATTTGAAAGGGGTTACTTTCGGTTGCCTTCTCACAGCAGATGGAAATGAAGGGATTGTTCCTATTGCTTGGGCA CTTGGTGATGGATCAAGGGTGACTCTAATATCAGACATGCAAAAG GGATTGATGAAAGCAGTGAAAGAGCAAGCACCAGAGGCCGAGCATAGATGGTGTGCAAGACACATCTATGCTAATTGGAGTAAGAAATGGAGAGGTGCTGAGCTGAAAAAGAGGTCCTGA